One window of the Bradyrhizobium sp. NP1 genome contains the following:
- a CDS encoding efflux RND transporter periplasmic adaptor subunit, whose translation MDQITDPSKLEREPLDEPAGRPRRRTWRTAAIGAAAVLGLAVVYFAVAPHRGSQAVALPTPAPLVTVSQPLQREVDTRVGFLGQFSAVDRIELRAQVGGTLTEIHFKDGQIVHKGDLLFVIDPRPYEIRLAQAQAALQTATARVALANNQLSRAQSLRRNEFATQETVDQRTSDQDASQAAVDDAKARVRDTELDLEYCRVRAPFTGRIGARQVSVGSLVAGSRAATSPTTLLATLVSLDPLYLDFDMSESDFLTFSRERAREAGPLANKVLIGLSDENSFTREGTLDFIDHSLDRSSGTIHARATVPNPDLFLAPGQFARLHVAIAPPAPVYLLPDAAVVLDQSQRLVMTVAPDATVKPKIVTTGDLRGGLRVIRSGLEPNDRVIIDGLVRATPGAKVAPQDGTIRYDAAADRQG comes from the coding sequence ATGGATCAGATCACCGACCCTTCGAAGCTTGAAAGAGAACCGCTTGACGAACCCGCAGGCCGGCCGCGGCGGCGGACCTGGAGAACGGCCGCGATCGGCGCGGCGGCGGTTCTTGGCCTCGCCGTCGTCTACTTCGCCGTGGCGCCGCATCGAGGAAGCCAGGCGGTGGCCCTGCCGACGCCGGCGCCGCTGGTGACGGTCAGCCAGCCCTTGCAGCGCGAGGTCGATACCAGGGTTGGCTTTCTCGGCCAGTTCTCGGCGGTGGACCGGATCGAGCTGCGGGCGCAGGTCGGCGGCACCCTGACCGAGATTCACTTCAAGGATGGTCAGATCGTTCACAAGGGCGACCTGCTCTTTGTGATCGATCCCCGCCCCTATGAGATCAGGCTCGCGCAGGCGCAAGCGGCGCTGCAGACCGCCACCGCCCGCGTCGCGCTCGCCAACAACCAGCTTTCTCGCGCGCAGTCGCTTCGGCGCAACGAGTTCGCAACCCAGGAAACGGTCGACCAGCGCACCTCCGATCAGGATGCATCGCAGGCCGCGGTCGATGACGCCAAGGCGCGCGTGCGCGATACCGAGCTCGACCTCGAATATTGCCGCGTGCGGGCGCCTTTCACCGGCCGCATCGGTGCGCGCCAGGTTTCGGTCGGAAGCCTGGTCGCGGGCAGCCGTGCCGCCACCAGCCCGACCACCCTTTTGGCCACGCTGGTCTCGCTCGATCCGCTCTATCTCGACTTCGACATGAGCGAATCGGATTTCCTCACCTTCTCGCGCGAACGCGCCCGCGAGGCCGGGCCGCTCGCCAACAAGGTGCTGATCGGGCTTTCGGACGAGAACAGCTTCACCCGCGAGGGAACGCTCGACTTCATCGACCATTCGCTCGATCGCTCCAGCGGCACGATCCATGCCCGCGCCACGGTGCCCAACCCGGACCTGTTCCTGGCGCCCGGCCAGTTCGCCAGGCTGCACGTGGCGATCGCACCGCCGGCGCCGGTCTATCTGCTGCCGGACGCCGCTGTCGTGCTCGACCAGTCGCAGCGCCTGGTGATGACGGTTGCGCCCGACGCCACCGTGAAGCCCAAGATCGTGACGACAGGCGATCTTCGCGGCGGGTTGCGGGTGATCCGGTCCGGCCTGGAGCCGAACGATCGCGTCATCATCGACGGGCTGGTGCGCGCCACGCCCGGCGCCAAGGTCGCGCCGCAGGACGGCACCATCCGCTATGACGCCGCCGCCGACCGCCAGGGCTGA